From Abiotrophia defectiva ATCC 49176:
AGCCGCTGCCCAAGCGCAAGCAGCTCAAGGCGATGGGCAAGCTCAAGCTGATACAAATGCCGCTGGCGATGACGTTGTAGACGCTGAGTTCGAAGAAATCGACTAATATAAGAGGTAAGGAACAACGCCAGAGCTTGTCTTTGGCGTTTCCTTTCTAATCTAACTGTGTCATAAGCCCTAGGGCTTGAAAAAAGGAGTGGGAAAATGGCAGATAAACGTGATTACTACGACGTCCTAGGGGTCTCTCGAGACGCTAGTGACGCCGAAATCAAGAAAGCCTATCGTAAACTATCCAAACAATATCACCCAGACATTAACAAGGAAGCAGACGCAGCCGATAAATTTAAGGAAATTACCGAAGCTTACGAGGTCCTAAGTGACGCTGATAAGCGCTCTATGTACGACCAATATGGTCACGCAGCCACCGACGGCTCCTATGGTGCCGGTGGTTTCGGTGGTGGCGGTTTTGGTGGCTTCAGCGGTGGAGGATTTAGTGGCTTTGAAGATATCTTCGAGTCCTTCTTCGGTGGCGGTATGGGCGGTGCCGGTTCTGCAAGAGCCAATGCAGCACGTCGGGGTGATGATCTCCAATACCGGGTTAAACTCAAATTCGAGGAAGCCATTTTTGGTAAGGAAGTCACCATCACCTATAATCGTAAGCAAGAATGTCATACCTGTCATGGTTCAGGTGCCAAGGAAGGAACCGATCCGGTGACCTGTCACAAGTGTCATGGTTCTGGGGTTATCAACGTTCAGCGTAACACTCCATTTGGTGCCATGATGTCTCAGGCAACCTGTGATGTCTGTCGCGGGACGGGTAAAGAAATCAAGGAAAAATGTACGACCTGCCACGGTGCTGGAACAGAAACCCAACAGCATTCGGTCAAAGTCACGGTCCCTGCAGGGGTAGAGGACAACCAACAAATGCGAGTATCTGGTCAAGGT
This genomic window contains:
- the dnaJ gene encoding molecular chaperone DnaJ; its protein translation is MADKRDYYDVLGVSRDASDAEIKKAYRKLSKQYHPDINKEADAADKFKEITEAYEVLSDADKRSMYDQYGHAATDGSYGAGGFGGGGFGGFSGGGFSGFEDIFESFFGGGMGGAGSARANAARRGDDLQYRVKLKFEEAIFGKEVTITYNRKQECHTCHGSGAKEGTDPVTCHKCHGSGVINVQRNTPFGAMMSQATCDVCRGTGKEIKEKCTTCHGAGTETQQHSVKVTVPAGVEDNQQMRVSGQGEAGTNGGPYGDLYVVFQVEESDIFEREGTEIFYELPISFSQAALGDEVKVPTVHGNVKLKIPAGTQTGTTFRLREKGAPSLRGGRNGDQHVSVKVVTPKRLTDRQKDLFKQLAESSGESVKGHEGGFFDKMKDMFEGK